One part of the Deltaproteobacteria bacterium genome encodes these proteins:
- a CDS encoding SDR family oxidoreductase has protein sequence MIFITGFPGFIAGRLVRRLIEKDSNSRFVCLVEPRMHSLARKVAGDIDSKKIEIIDGDITQPDLGLSGSQLDRMASIIDSAFHLAAIYDLTVPSPLAWKVNVEGTRYVLDFLEKLKNLKRHGYFSTCYVAGLRDGQVYEEELEKGQKFKNFYESTKYEAEVLVRKRLGEIPTTVFRPSVVVGDSRTGEIPKFDGPYFAIGLIRRFRRLKIPLVHIGPSVTPINIVPVDFVVNSAVEIFTNEQAIGATCALADPNPPTSGELFETFCRLWDESRPIGHLPTGLAAFLWKYCFFDKVTGVPGESLVYFNHGVTFDTANTQRFIASSDVHCPSFKEYAQVMINYYREHHP, from the coding sequence ATGATCTTCATCACCGGGTTTCCCGGCTTCATCGCCGGCCGCCTTGTCCGACGACTCATCGAAAAAGACTCAAACAGCCGCTTTGTCTGTCTTGTCGAACCGCGGATGCACTCTCTCGCCCGGAAAGTGGCGGGAGATATTGACTCCAAAAAAATTGAGATAATTGACGGCGACATTACCCAACCCGATCTTGGCCTCTCGGGGTCTCAACTCGATCGAATGGCCTCGATCATTGACAGTGCCTTCCATCTCGCCGCCATCTACGACCTAACCGTCCCTTCACCTCTCGCCTGGAAGGTCAATGTTGAAGGGACGCGTTACGTTCTCGATTTTCTCGAAAAGCTGAAAAACCTGAAACGTCACGGCTATTTTTCAACCTGTTACGTCGCCGGCCTGCGTGACGGGCAGGTGTATGAGGAGGAACTGGAGAAGGGGCAGAAGTTCAAGAATTTTTACGAATCGACCAAATATGAGGCGGAAGTTTTGGTGAGAAAACGGCTGGGAGAAATTCCCACCACCGTTTTTCGCCCCTCGGTGGTCGTGGGGGACTCGAGGACGGGAGAAATTCCGAAGTTTGACGGCCCCTATTTCGCCATCGGGCTGATCCGCCGTTTTCGGCGGTTAAAAATCCCGCTCGTTCACATCGGCCCCAGCGTAACGCCGATCAACATCGTCCCGGTCGATTTTGTGGTGAATTCTGCGGTGGAAATTTTCACCAACGAACAGGCGATCGGGGCCACCTGTGCGCTTGCCGACCCGAATCCCCCGACCTCCGGAGAGCTTTTCGAAACCTTTTGCCGTCTGTGGGACGAAAGCCGTCCCATCGGCCACCTGCCGACCGGCCTTGCGGCATTTTTGTGGAAATACTGCTTTTTTGACAAGGTGACCGGAGTACCGGGAGAATCGCTGGTTTATTTCAACCACGGCGTGACCTTTGACACGGCAAACACACAGAGGTTCATCGCGTCATCGGACGTGCACTGTCCCTCATTCAAGGAATACGCCCAAGTGATGATCAATTATTACCGCGAACACCATCCGTGA